The window GAGTTCGTCCTGGCGGCGCGCTCGATGGGCGTGCGCAACCCGCGGATCCTGCTCCGTGAGGTGCTGCCGAACGTGGTGCCCGTGCTCCTCTCCTACATGTCGCTGCTGCTCGCGGTCCTGATCATCGCCGAGGGCTCGCTGAGCTTCCTGGGGCTCGGCGTCCCTCCCCCGACGCCGAGCTGGGGCGGGATGATCGCCGCCGGCCGCCAGCACCTGGCCGACGCGCCCCACCTCGTCTTCGTCCCCGGTGTCGCCATGTTCCTCACGGTCTTCTCGCTGAACGTCGTCGGGGACCGGGTCCGCTCGCACTTCGACATCACCCCCACCACCACGGGGGGAACAGCATGAGCACCAGCGACGCCCTGCCGACGGGGGAGCCGGGCGTCGGCGACGGTGCTCCGCTGCTGGACGTCCGTGACCTGCGGACCGCCTTCGACGCCGGTGGCGGCTCGACGGTCCGCGCCGTCGACGGCGTGTCCCTCACGCTGGAGCGTGGTCGCACGCTTGGCGTCGTGGGGGAATCGGGCTCGGGCAAGACGGTGCTCTCCCGCTCGATCATGCACCTCTTCGCCGATCAGGCCGGTGTCACGACCGAGGGCGAGATCTGGTTCGACGGGCGGGACCTGCGCGCGCTGCGCCGCCCGGATCTGCGCGACGTGTGGGGCAAGGAGATCGCGATGGTCTTCCAGGACCCGATGACCTCGCTCAACCCCGTGCGCCGGGTCGGCGTCACCCTGTCGGAGGCGATGCGCCGTCACCTCGGGCTCTCGCGGTCGGCCGCGGCCGCCCGGGCCGTGTCCCTGCTCGAGGAGGTCGGGATCCCCTCGCCGCAACATCAGATGCGCGCCTACCCGCACCAGCTGTCGGGCGGCATGCGCCAGCGGGTGATGATCGCCTCGGCGCTGAGCTGCGGGCCGAAGCTCCTGGTCGCCGACGAGCCGACGACCGCGCTGGACGTCACCGTGCAGGCCCAGATCCTGGACCTCATCGACCGCGAGCAGCGCGAGCGGTTCATGGCCGTGATCCTCATCACCCACGACCTCAGCATCGTCGCCTCACGGGCCGATGCGGTGGCCGTGATGTACGCCGGCGAGGTCGTCGAGCACGCCGCGGCCGACTCGCTGTTCTCCCGGACCCGGCACCCGTACACCGAGGCGCTGGTCCAGGCGATCCCCCGGGTGGAGGACGAGCCCCACCAGCGACTGTTCAACATCCCGGGCATGCCTCCGCAGCTCGCCGCGCCGCCGACCGGATGTCGGTTCGCCGACCGCTGTCGGTACGCCCAGGACCGGTGCGTGGACGAGCACCCGCCGGTCGACTCGGACGCCCAGGCGGATGGCCACGTCGCCCGCTGCTTCTACCCCGTGGGCTCCGACGAGGGTCGAGAGGCGTTGGAGCGCAACGCCGCCCGGGGCGCCAACGCCGTCGGCACGCCGGTGCAGCTCGTCGCGAAGCGGCCCAGCCGGCCCCGGTCGAAGGAGGCCGTCTGATGGCGGGCATCGGGGCCGACCACATGCGCGACGCCGACGACGTGGTCCTGGCGGTCGAGGACGTCGTCGTCGACCACGGCAGCTCGGCCCGCCGGCGGCGAGCCGTCAACGGCATCAGCCTCGACCTGCTGCGCCAGGAGTCCGTGGGCGTCGTCGGTGAGTCCGGTTGCGGGAAGTCGAGCCTCGCCAAGGCGATCATGCAGCTGCCACCCCCGACCGCAGGCGCGGTCCGGCTCGAGGGCGTCGACCTCACCCGGCAGCGGGGGGAAGCGCTCCGGTCGAGCCGGCGCCGGATCCAGATGATCTTCCAGGACCCGATCGCGTCGCTCAACCCCCGGCGCCGCATCCGCGACATCGTCGCCGAAGGCGCCGCGGCCTGGACGGCTCGTGGGGAGCGGTCCGGCCTGCGCGACCGCGTCGACGACCTGCTGCGCAGCGTCGGGCTCGACGCCGACGCGGTGGGCGATCGCCGTCCGCGTGAGTTCTCGGGCGGCCAGTGCCAGCGGGTCGCCATCGCCCGGGCCCTGATGCTGCAGCCCGACGTCCTGATCGCCGACGAACCGGTCTCTGCCCTCGACGTGTCGGTCCAGGCCCAGATCCTGAACCTGCTGGACGACCTCAAGCGCGAGTTCGAGCTGGCGATGATCTTCATCTCCCACGACCTGGCCGTGATCAAGAACGTGAGCGACCGGGTGGTCGTGGTCTACGCCGGGCGGGTGTGCGAGGTGGGCGACGTGGCCTCGATCTTCGATCGACCTGCGCACCCGTACACGAAGCTCCTGCTGCGCTCCATCCCCGTCATGGACACCGGCCGGCGCCACGCCCCCACGGGCAATGGCGCCGCGGCGCCGGCGGCGCCATCGGCCGACGTCATCCAGCGGGGGGTCGAGCTGGTGCGGGCCGACGAGACCGGCTGCCCGTTCCGGACCCGCTGCCCGCGGGCGGTCGAGCGGTGCGCCGTCGAGGTGCCCGAGATCCGGCAGGTGTCGCGGGACCACTTCGTCGCGTGCCACGAGGCCGACGTCGATGAGCCCGCGGGACGCGGGCCGGCCTGACGGAAGGGATTGCATCCTTGAAGTTCCACTGGTTCCACCTCATGCCGTACCCGGACCTGCCGGAGGACTTCCGCGACCGGTACCGGGGGGTCTGGGTCGACGTGCCGGCGCACGAGCTCTACGACCCCGTGCGCGGTCACGCCCTGTACCACGAGTACCTGGACGAGCTGGAATACGCCGACGAGGTCGGCTTCGACGGCATCTGCGTCAACGAGCACCACCAGAACGCGTACGGCCTGATGCCGTCGCCGAACCTGATGGCGGCGACCCTGGCCCGGCGGACCCAGCGGTCGAAGCTCGTGATCATGGGGAACTCCGTGGCGTTGTACAACCCGCCCACGCGGATCGCCGAGGAGATGGCGATGCTCGACGTGCTGTCCGGAGGGCGGGTGGTGGCCGGGTTCCCGGTGGGGACGCCGATGGACACGGCGTACTGCTACGGCCAGAACCCGGTCACCCTCCGGGAGAAGTACCAGGAGGGAGTGGGCCTGATCCTCCGCGCCTGGACGGAGCGCGAGCCCTTCGCGTTCAACGGGCGCTACACCCAGCTGCGCTACGTCAACCCGTGGCCCCGTCCGATCCAGCAGCCGCACCCGCCGGTCTGGATCCCCGGAGGGGGAAGCGTCGAGACCTGGGACTGGTGCGTCGAGAACGACTTCCTCTACGCCCACCTCTCCTACAACGGCTACCTCAGGGGCCGGGCGACCATGGAGGGCTACTGGGAGTCGGTCGAGAAGGCCGGCGCCGAGGTGAACCCGTTCCGGGCCGGCTTCCTCCAGTTCGTGGGCATCGCCGACAGCGACGCCGAGGCCGAGCGGCTCTATGCCGAGCCCGCGCTGTACTTCTACAACCGCTGCCTCCACCTCTACCCCGGCTTCGCCAACCCCCCGGGCTACACCTCGCCTGCCACGGTGCGGCGGGGCATCGAGGGCCAGGTGCAGGCAGCTGCCAAGCAGAAGGCCGAGCTCACCTGGTCGGAGATCGTCGACAACGGCTACGTCGTCGCCGGCAGCGCCCAGACGGTCATCGACCGCCTCAACGATCTCGCCGACGTCATGCGGGTGGGCCACCTGATGGTGCTGTGCCAGTACGGGAACATGCGGCGCGAGGTCGTCATGGAGAACACGCGCCGGTTCGCCACCGAGGTCGCGCCCGCGCTCCGTCCCCGGTTCGAGGAGTACGAAGACCGCTGGTGGCCGACGCAGACCCTCGAGGCGCTCGCCGCGCCGCGGGCCGTCTCGTCGCCGGCGGTCACCGAGTAGCGACCACAAGAGGAGAAATGCATGGAGTCCACCAGCACGGCCATCTCCGACCACATCTCGGTGGACGACCACCTCGTCGAGCCGCCCGAACTGTGGCGCGAGCGCCTGCCGGCGCGCTTCGCCGACGAGGCACCGCGGGTGGAGCGGGTCGAACCGAACCACGACGCCTGGATCTTCCAGGGCAACGTCGAGAAGCTCTTCCCGACCGCCCAGCGCCGCGCCGACGGCGCCATGACCGTCGAGAACACGTTCGCCGACATGCGGCCCGGTTGCTACGACCCGATCGCCCGGCTCGAGGACATGGACGCCGACCACATCGTCGCCGCCCTCAACTTCCCCACGATGTCGGGCTTCGCCGGCACGAAGTTCTCGACGTGCGCCGACAAGGACCTCGGCCTCGCCTGCATCCAGGTCTACAACGACTTCCTGCTCGACGAGTGGTGCGCGGCCGCCCCCGGCCGCTACATCCCGATGGTGCTGATCCCGCTGTGGGACCCGCGCCTGGCGGTGCAGGAGATCGAGCGGACGGCGGCCAAGGGCGCCCGCGCCGTCTCCTTCTCCGAGGATCCCTACCGGCAGGGGTTCCCCTCCCTGCACGACCCCGACCACTTCTGGGACCCGATCTTCGACACCGCCCAGGAGGCCGGTCTGCCCCTGTGCATGCACATGGGTGGGTCGTCGGGCATCATCGCCCACCGCGAGGATCGTCCGTGGTTCACGAAGCACGCCATGTGCTACGTGAACTCCCAGCTCTCGCTGGCGGACTGGTTGACGTCCGACAACCTCGAGCGGTTCCCGCGGCTCAAGATCTGCATCTCCGAGGGTGGCATCGGGTGGATCCCCCACCTCCTGGAGCACCTCGACGGCATGTACCGGCTGTACCCGGAGTGGGGTCGTGACGCCGTGCCCGAGTTGCCGTCCACCTACTTCCGCCGGAGCGTGTACGGCTGCTTCATCGACGACGCCGCCGGCATCCGGTTGGTGGACACCCTCGGCGTCGATCAGGTGATGGCCGAGACCGACTACCCCCACGGCGACAGCCCCTGGCCCCACAGCCACGAGACGCTGGTGGCACAGATCCAGCACCTCAGCCCCGAGGACCAGTACAAGGTCGCCCGGGGCAACGCCGAGCGCGTCTTCGGGTTCGAGCCGTCCGGCCTCGGCCTCCTCTAGCTCAGCAAACGGTTGACGGGGTGACAAGTGGCCGTCCGCGGTGTCGTTGACTTGACACTGCGTTCAGTAGATGATCAGATCGTCTACGAATCGTCGAGCGCCTTCGCGGCGCGGTGCTGGAAGGTGTGCCCTGATGGAGTTCGGTCTCTTCACGCTGTTCGACTTCTATCCCGGTCGTCAGGATGAGGTCCGGTACTACCGGGACACGCTCGAGCTGAGCGTGCTGGCCGACGAGCTCGGCTACGACTCGATCTGGGTGGGGGAGGAGCACTTCTACTCGTTCGGGGTCTGCCCGAGCCCCCAGATCTTCCTCACCGCCGTGGCCGCCCGGACCGAGCGGATCCGCCTCGGGACCGCGATCAGCCTGCTCCCGTTCGACAACCCGCTCCGCAAGGCCGAGGACTTCGCCGTGCTCGACCTCCTCAGCGGGGGCCGGCTCGACTTCGGTGTCGGCCGGGGGGCCATCGCCAAGCACTTCCAGGGCTTCGACGTCGATGCCGGCGAGAGCCGCGACCGGTACCAGGAGGCGATCTCGGTCATCAAGCAGGCCTGGAGCGGCGGTGAGGTCGTGCACGACGGGCAGTTCTGGCGGGTACCCGGCGTCACCGTGTCGCCGGCGCCGGTGCAGCGCCCCCATCCGCCGATCTACCAGGGGACGGTGAGCGTCGAGTCCTACGAGGCCGCCGCTCTGGCCGGCGACAACGCCTTCGTCGTGCCCTGGACGACCGGTCCGCACGCCGAGCTACGGCCCCGGCTGGACCGGTACCGCGAGCTGGTGCGTGCCAACGGCGCCGAGGGCCGCGAGGCGGCCATGTTCTTCCTCTTCATCGACGACGACCACCGCCAGGCCGTCCGCGAGGCGCGCGAGGTCACGGGCCGGTACTCACAGCACATCACGTCGCACGCCGCGGCGCGCGGGGGCAAGGACCCCAAGAGCACGCTCTTCGACCGGGCCGAGTTCATGACGTCGATCCCGGACCACGTCGAGGAGCGGGGCGTGGTCGGCCGGCCCGACGCCTGCATCCGGCGCATCAAGGAGCTCGACGACGAGCTCGGCCTCGACAAGGTCGCCTTCTACTTCCATCCCGGGGCCCGGGACGTGGCGAGCGCTCGGCGGACGATCGAGCGGTTCGCCCACGAGGTCATGCCGCACTTCAAGGATGCGGGCATGCGGCTGGCGACCGGCGTGTGAACCGCGGTCGCCGCCCTGGCCGCGATGCTGGACCTACGCCAGCACCATCTCGTGCCAGCTCCGGGCGAGCAGCGGGGTCGCCTTCTCCTGGTCGAACCCGAAGTTGTGGATGACCTGGTAGTACGAGAACCGCTCGAGCTGCACGAACATGAGAAACGCCCGCAGCCGGGCATCGTCCTCCTTCAGCGGGCGCTTCTCCTTCTCGCGCAGCTCGATGATCTTGGCGCTCATCACGCCGAGGAACGCCCCGGAGAACTGGTCGCGCGCGGCGGCGAGCTCGTGGCGCTCGCGTGGGTCGCCCTGGTACCAGGCGGCGAGCACGTCCTTGGTCTCGGTGTAGAGGTCGAGGTAGCGGCCGATCCACGCCGTGAGCGCTTCGACGGTGAGCGTCTCCTCGCCGAGCCGTTCGACCAGCGCGATGGCGAGATCGAGGTGGCCGCGCTGGAACACCTCGGCGAGCACCTCGGAGCGGTTCTTGAAGTGCAGGTAGAAGGTGCCGCGGCTGATGTCGGCGACCTTGACGATGTCGTCGATCGATGTGTCCGCGTAGCCGTTCTCCGCGAACGCTGCCGCTGCGGCGTCGATGATCCGGTTCCGGGTGAGGAGCTTCTGGTCCTCACGGAGCGACGATCGGGGCCTGGAGGCAGTCATTGGACACAGTGTATAGCCACCGCGCGCGGCGGTGCTTCACAAGTCGCAGGGCCGGGGGCGCGGTCAGTGCGGCGACGGAGCGGCGAGCGCGCCCTCGGCGTCGCGGGCGTCCCGGACGACGGTGTACGCCACGGGTCGCGACTGTGACGCGATGCGGAGGGCCCAGGCTTGGCCGTCCGGCGACGTCGCCGTCACGGCGGCGCCGGACGGGACGGGGTGGGTGAACCACATCTCCAGCAGCCCGGCCGACGAGAACCGCAGGCATTGCGCGGTCCTCGCCATCAACGTCGGGCCCTGCACCACGATGTTCTTGTAGCCCGACGCCCACGCCGTGCCGGCATCGGCGTGCACGCCGTAACGCTCGCGGACCAGCCGCCCGAAGGCGAGGACGTCGGCGTCGCTCACGACGAACGTCTCCGACCGGCCCGGTCCGTCCACGACCGGATGCGGCGGGACGGTCACCGTCGCCTCCGACCCTCCGGCCCTCGGGATGGCCGGAACCCGTCCGACCGTCGTGGCGCTGGCGACGAGCCGGCCTCCGCTCGAGGCGTCGACCTGCAGTGCCACCGCCGTCCCCTCGCCCCGCCATGGTCGGGCGACGCTCGGGGTCAGCACGACGTCGACCCCGGAGGGGACCGCACCGGCCCGGCTGACGGAGCGCTGGTACACCTGCAGCGTGCCTTCGGGCCACGCCAGGTCGGCGTCGATGCGTTCGGGCATCAGCAGGAGCGCCCACAGCGCCGGCGACGGACGCTGGCGGCTCACGCCGAGCCAGTTGCAGGCCTCGCGGGTCCACTCGGGGTCGACCTCGAGCCGGGTCGTCAGTCGCCGCGGCGGGACGTGCATGCGGACACGCTATCCGCTTAGTGGACGTCGTGTTCATTTCAAAGACACTGCTGCGCTCCTCTGCTTGGCGCGGTCGACTGACGCTGTGTACAGTGAGAGGCCGTGATGTCTAGTGACTAGCGCCGATGGAATCGGAGGGTGCGCAGTGGGGGACTTCGAGTTCAGGGGGATCAACCACCTCGCCCTCGTCTGCCGGGACATGGCCGAGACGATCGAGTTCTACGAGGGCGTGCTCGGCATGCCCCTGGTCTTCACGATCGACCTCCCCAACGACGGCGGCCAGCACTTCTTCTTCGACGCCGGCAACGAGACCCTGGTGGCGTTCTTCTGGTTCCCGAACGCTCCCGAGGCCGAGCCCGGGCGGGTGGCACCGGCGCTGCGCGTCGACCAGGGCGATTTCACCTCGGCGATCGGGTCGATGAACCACCTGGCCCTCACCGTCCCCGCCGACCGCTTCGACGAGAAGGTCGAGCTGTTGCGCAGCCGGGGGGTGGACGTCTCCGAGGTGCTCAACCACGACTTCAGCGAGCGGCAGATCACCCGCCGCGTGCACGACGGGGTGTGGCTGCGCTCCGCCTACTTCTGGGACCCCAACGGGATGCTCCTCGAGCTGGCCACCTTCACCCGGCCGTTCACCGCCGCCGACGTCCGGCACGATCCGCGGACGAGCACCGGCGAGACCGTGGCGCTCGACCGGGTTCGGCGCCCGAACGCCCCCACTCCTGCCGGAGGTGCGTCGTGATCGACGAGGAGCAGGTGAAAGCGCTCGTCGGCACCGTCTTCCCCGGCGGGACGATCACGATCGAGGCCTGGGAGCACCGGCTCATGTGCGACACGCTGCTGGTCGAGCCACCGGCCGACGGCACCGCCCACCCCTTCTACGCGTACCAGGCGACCCGGGCGGGCATGGGCCTGGACCTCGACGAGATGTTCGCTCTGTGCCTGGCCGATCCCGACGACGGCGGGATGTTCGGGGAGCACGAAGCCGAGCTCGACCGCCCCCTGCGCGTCGGCGAGACCTATGCGGTGCGCGGTTCGATCACCGACGTCGAGCGCAAGCAGGGCCGGACGGCCGGCACCTTCGACATGATCACCTTCCGGCTCGAGCTCCTCGACGACCGCGGGCGGCGGGTGGCGACGGCCCGGAACAAGTGGATCTTCCCGAGGAGGGAGTCCTGATGGACGTCGCCGTGGGGGACGAGATCCCGGCCTGGGTGGTCGCTGCCGTGTCGGTCGAGAAGATGAAGATCTTCAGCGCCCTCATCCGCGACCCCAACCCGATCCACATCGACGCGGCCGCCGTGCAGCGGCTCGGCCTGGGCGATCGGGAGATCAACCAGGGCCCGATCAGCATGGGGTACCTCTACAACATGCTGGGCGACTGGCTCGGGGGCGTCCACCACGTCACCCGGCTGAGCGTCCGGTTCGGCGCCAACGTCTACGCGGGCGACGAGGTGGTCGCCACCGGCACCGTCACGGCGGTCGAGGACCTCGGCGGGCGGCGGGTGGCCACCTGCGACGTGCGCCTCGAGGTCGTCGGCGGCGCAACGGCGATGACGGGCTCGGCCGTGGTCACGCTGCCGTAGCCCGGGTTCGCAGCAACGACGAGATCGACAGCAGAGGAGCAGATCGTGGCATACAGGGTGATCCAGTGGGCGACCGGCGGGGTCGGCGGTGACAGCCTCCGGTTCCTGCTCCAGGACCCGGACATCGAGCTCGTCGGCGTCTACGCCTACTCGGAGGACAAGGTGGGCAGGGATGCCGGCGACCTGGTCGGCCTGCCCCCCGTGGGGGTGCGCGCCACCGGCGACCGCGACGAGATCCTGGCCCTCGAGGCCGATCTCGTCATGCACAACGGCCTGCTGACCCCGACCGGGTGGCCGGAGATGGACGAGGACGTCATGGCGCTGCTGCGCTCGGGCAAGAACGTCATCTCGACGGCGTCGTACTTCTACCCGGCGGCGCACGGCCAGGACTACCTGCAGCAGTTCGTCGATGCCGGGGAGGAGGGCGGCGTCACGCTGTTCGGCACGGGGATCAACCCCGGCTGCCTCCTCGATCGCCTGCCGGCGACGATGACCTCGCTCTGCTCGGACATCAAGAAGATCGACATCACCGAGAACTCGGGCGTCGCCTCGCACCCGAGCGCCAACATGATCTTCGAGCAGATGGGGATGGGCCAGGACCCGGCGACCTTCACCAAGGACGCGCCCATCGGCGAGATGTTCCGGCGCATGTTCGGCGAGGTCGTCTACCTGCTCGGCCACTACCTCGGCGTCGACATCGAGGGCATCGACGTCGAGCTCCGGCTCGGGCTGGCCACGCGCGACATCGACCTGCCGGTCGGGCGCGTCGCCAAGGGCACGATCGCCGGCACCCGCTGGACGCTCCACGGCCTGGTCGGCGGCGAGCCCTACATCTCGATGCACGAAGGCTGGCACGTCGACAACGACCTGCCCGACTGGGACACCCGGCGGGTGTGGAGCGCCCAGATCGAGGGCACCCCCTCGTACCTCCTGGAGGTGACGATCGCCCGCACCTGGACCGACGAGCAGGTGCCCTTCTACCAGGCGATGCTGCACTCGACCGCGGCGTTGGCCGTGAGCGCGATCCACGAGGTCGTCGCCGCTCCGCCCGGCGTGATGATCGCCCCGGTCTTCGACCCCTACCAGCGCCCGAAGCGCTGACGTCGGAGCCATCCATGCCGGACGAGACCGCAGAGGGACGGAGGCGCCGGGTCGGGCTCATCGTGCCCAGCTCCAACGTCACGATGGAGCACGAGGTCCCGGCCATGCTGCGGCAGGTCGACGCCGTGTCGTTCTCCTTCCACGCCAGCCGCATGACCATGCGGTCGGTGTCGCCGACCGAGCTGGCGGCGATGAACGCCCAGGGGGAGCGATGCGTCGACGAGCTCGCCGACGCCCGCTGCGACGTGCTCGCCTACGCGTGCCTCGTCGCGGTCATGGCCCAGGGGCCGGGCGCGCACCGTCGCATCGAGGGCGAGCTGCAGCAGGCCGCCCGGGCCCGGGGCTTCGACGCACCCCTCGTCTCCAGCGCCGGGGCGCTGGTGGACACCATCGCTCGCCTCGGCGCCGATCGGGTTGCGATCGTCACGCCCTACGTGCCGTCCCTCACCGAGGCCGTCGTCCGCTACCTGGCGGCCGAGCGCATCGCCGTGACCGACCAGCGCAGCCTCGGGATCCCCGACAACTACGAGGTCGGCTGCATCCCCGGGAATCGCGTCCAGTCGGCCGTGGCCGAGCTCGACCTGAGCGGAGCCGACCTGCTCGTCCTCTCGGCGTGCGTCCAGATGCCGTCGCTCGACATCATCGGTGCCGTCGAGGCGCGCACCGGGCTGCCGGTGATCACGGCGGCCACCTGCACGGCGGCTGCGATCCTCCACTCACAGGGCATCGACCCGGCGGCGGTGCCGGGCGCCGCGGCCGGCGCCTGGTCGATCGCCGCGTGACCCCGCGAACGATGCGCGACATCACCACCACGTGCACCGACGGCGTCGCCGAGATCGTGTTCTGCCGGCCGCCCGTGAACGCCACCGACGAGCAGTCCTGGACCGAGATCGCCGCCGCCTTCACCGCCCTGCGAGACGATCGGGACGTCCGGGTCGCGATCCTCACGGCCTGCGGTTCCAGGGCGTTCATGGCCGGCCAGGACCTCCGCAGCGATCCCTTCTCGATGGACGGCAAGGCCCCGTCGCGCCTCGTCGACCCCGGGAGCGTCGTCCGCGACGCCATGTGGGCGGTGTACGACTGCGCGGTCCCCGTGGTGGCGGCCGTCAACGGCCCTGCCATCGGCGGCGGGCTGGCGCTGGCCGCGCTGTGCGACATCATCGTGGCCTCGGACACGGCGACGTTCGGCACGACGGAGATCAACGTCGGGCTGCTGGGTGCCAGCGCCCAGCTCACCCGGCTGGTCGGCACCTACCGGGCCCGGGAGATGTTCCTCACCGGGAAGGTGGTGTCGGCCCAGCAGCTCGCCGACTGGGGCGCCGTGAGCCGCGTCGTGCCGCCGGACGAGCTCATGGCGGAAGCGCGGGCGATCGCGTCCGATCTCGCCGCCAAGAGCCCGATCGCCCTCCGGCTGGCCAAGGAGTCGCTGAACCGGGTCGAGGGCCTCCCCCTCAAGGACGCCTATCGCCTCGAACAGGACTACACGACGCGCCTACGCACGTTCGAGGACGCCGCGGAGGCGACACGGGCGTTTCTCGAGAAGCGTCCACCCACGTGGCGCTGGCGCTAGCGCGGCGCGCACGTGTCCACCACCAGATAGCAGGAGCGTCATGAAACTGCAGGTCGATGGATCCGTCCGGCGGGAGTGGGTGGGCCTTCCGTCGCCCACCGGTTGGCCGCGGGAGGGCTGGGGCGGGCACCCGTGCCAGGGCATCTACTACGCCCCGGCCGCGGCGAAGCCGTCGGTGGCGTTCGTCGCCACGCACTACAACCTCGACTTCACCGAGCACTACCTCGGCCCGCTCCTGGCCGAGCGGGGCTTCGGGTTCCTCGGCTGGAACACCCGGTTCCGGGGTGCCGAGGCCCTCTTCCTGGTCGACCACGCCATCGCCGAGATCGGCGCGGGTGTCCGCTGGCTACGGGAGCAGGCGAAGGTGGACACGGTCGTGCTGCTCGGCAACTCCGGTGGCGGGAGCCTCATGGCCACCTACCAGGGACAGGCCGAGCGGCCGACGTTGAACCCGCTCCCGGGCGGGCGGCTCTGCCGCGGCCTCGACGACCTCCTGCCGGGTGACCTCTACGTCTCGGTCGCCGCCCATCCCGGCCGGGCGGACCTCCTGGCCTTCATGATGGACCCGTCGGTCACCGACGAGAGCGACCCGACGTCACGGGACGCGTCGCTCGACATGTACGACCCGGAGAACGGTCCCCCGTACTCGGCGGAGTTCCAGGCCCGCTACCGGCAGGCGCAGCTCGACCGCAGCGCCCGGATCACCGACTG is drawn from Acidimicrobiales bacterium and contains these coding sequences:
- a CDS encoding enoyl-CoA hydratase-related protein — protein: MTPRTMRDITTTCTDGVAEIVFCRPPVNATDEQSWTEIAAAFTALRDDRDVRVAILTACGSRAFMAGQDLRSDPFSMDGKAPSRLVDPGSVVRDAMWAVYDCAVPVVAAVNGPAIGGGLALAALCDIIVASDTATFGTTEINVGLLGASAQLTRLVGTYRAREMFLTGKVVSAQQLADWGAVSRVVPPDELMAEARAIASDLAAKSPIALRLAKESLNRVEGLPLKDAYRLEQDYTTRLRTFEDAAEATRAFLEKRPPTWRWR